Proteins encoded together in one Chroicocephalus ridibundus chromosome 13, bChrRid1.1, whole genome shotgun sequence window:
- the NIPSNAP1 gene encoding protein NipSnap homolog 1, whose translation MAAALRRLRWGGGVPGGARGYSRDAEGSWFRSLFVHKVDPRKDAHSNLLSKKETSNLYKIQFHNVKPECLEAYNSLTEEVLPKLHSDADYPCDLVGNWNTWYGEQDQAVHLWRFSGGYPALMDCMNKLKQNKEYLDFRKERSRMLLSRRNQLLLEFSFWNEPLPRQGPNIYELRTYKLKPGTMIEWGNNWARAIKYRQENQEAVGGFFSQIGELYVVHHLWAYKDLQSREETRNAAWTKRGWDENVYYTVPLIRTMESRIMIPLKISPLQ comes from the exons atggcggcggcgctgcggcGGTTGCGGTGGGGCGGCGGCGTCCCCGGCGGAGCGCG GGGGTACTCGAGGGATGCCGAAGGCAGCTGGTTCCGCTCCCTCTTCGTGCACAAGGTGGATCCCCGCAAGGACGCCCATTCCAACCTCCTCTCCAAGAAGGAAACCAGCAACCTCTACAAGATCCAGT TTCACAACGTGAAGCCGGAGTGTCTGGAGGCCTACAACAGCCTTAC AGAGGAGGTGCTGCCCAAGCTCCACTCGGACGCCGACTACCCCTGCGACCTGGTGGGCAACTGGAACACATGGTATGGCGAGCAGGACCAGGCAG TGCACCTCTGGCGCTTCTCGGGGGGGTACCCGGCCCTCATGGACTGCATGAACAAGCTCAAGCAGAATAAG GAGTACCTGGATTTCCGCAAGGAGAGGAGCCGGATGCTGCTGTCCCGCAGGAACCAGCTGCTCCTGGAGTTCAGCTTCTGGAACGAGCCCCTGCCCCGCCAAGGACCCAACATCTACGAGCTGAGGACCTACAAGCTGAAG CCAGGGACCATGATTGAATGGGGCAACAACTG GGCTCGGGCCATTAAGTACCGGCAGGAGAACCAGGAGGCGGTCGGCGGGTTCTTCTCCCAGATCGGGGAGCTGTACGTCGTGCACCACCTCTGGG CCTACAAGGACCTGCAGTCCCGGGAGGAGACGAGGAACGCGGCCTGGACGAAGAGGGGCTGGGACGAGAATGTGTACTACACGG TGCCGCTGATCCGGACCATGGAGTCGCGGATAATGATTCCCCTCAAGATCTCACCCCTGCAATGA
- the THOC5 gene encoding THO complex subunit 5 homolog, with translation MSSDSSKKRKPKVIRTDGGPQEGKRSKADADQDVRYYSEECEVDLRDPIKDYELYRETCQELQRLMAEIQELKSRGIKDNASEIDERRIQSCVHFMTLKKLNRLAHIRLKKGRDQTHEAKQKVDAYHLQLQNLLYEVMHLQKEITKCLEFKSKHEEIELVSLEEFYKEAPPEISRPAITLSEPHQQTLARLDWELEQRKRLAEKYKECLTSKEKILKEIEVKKEYLSSLQPRLNSIMQASLPVQEYLFMPFDQAHKQYETARHLPPPLYVLFVQASAYGQACDKKLVVAIEGSVEEAKALYKPPEDSQDDESDSDAEEEQTTKRRRPTLGVQLDDKRKEMLKRHPLSVTVDLKCKDENVLHLTFYYLMNLNVMTVKAKVTTAVEMTTAISAGDLLSPDSLLNCLYPGDHGRKTPNPANQFQFDKVGILTLSDYVTELGHPYVWVQKLGGLHFPKDQPQHTVTADNSLSASHMELTVKLLRTRLQSRLALHKQFASLEHGVVPVSSECQHLFPAKIVSRLVKWAAIPYEDYAELPYTKDVIEAGLAEDTHLYYMALIERGTAKLQAAVVLNPGYSTLPPIFSLCLNWKGERTSSNDDNIRAMESEINVNYKELWGPKPGYQLLTNQLQRLCMVLDVYLETEPHDTSVEGPKEFPQEKMCLRLVRGPMRLKPFKFNYPQGFFSHR, from the exons ATGTCATCAGACTCCAGCAAGAAGAGGAAACCCAAGGTGATCCGCACGGATGGGGGCCCACAGGAGGGCAAGCGGAGCAAGGCTGATGCCGACCAG GATGTTAGGTACTACAGCGAGGAGTGCGAGGTGGATCTCCGGGACCCTATCAAAGACTACGaactctacagagagacttgccAGGAGCTTCAGAGACTGATGGCAGAAATCCAGGAGCTGAAGAGCAGAGGCATCAAGGACAAT GCTTCGGAGATCGACGAGCGGCGGATTCAGAGCTGCGTCCACTTCATGACCCTAAAGAAGCTCAACCGGCTGGCTCATATTCGGCTGAAGAAAGGGAGAGATCAAACCCACGAG GCAAAGCAGAAGGTCGACGCGTATCACCTGCAGCTCCAGAACTTGCTCTATGAGGTGATGCACCTGCAGAAAGAGATCACTAAATGCCTGGAGTTCAA GTCAAAACATGAGGAGATCGAACTGGTGAGCCTGGAGGAGTTTTACAAAGAGGCCCCCCCTGAAATCAGCCGGCCTGCCATCACCCTGTCTGAGCCCCACCAGCAGACCCTGGCCCGCCTGGACTGGGAGCTGGAGCAGCGCAAGAG GCTGGCAGAGAAGTACAAGGAGTGCCTGACCAGCAAGGAGAAGATCCTGAAGGAGATCGAGGTGAAGAAGGAGTATCTGAGTAGCCTCCAGCCTCGACTCAACAGCATCATGCAG gcCTCCCTGCCTGTCCAGGAGTATCTCTTCATGCCTTTTGACCAGGCACACAAACAGTACGAGACAGCCCGACACCTCCCGCCGCCTCTCTACGTTCTCTTCGTTCAAGCCAGTGCCTACGGTCAGGCCTGCG ATAAGAAGCTTGTGGTGGCCATTGAAGGGAGCGTAGAGGAAGCCAAAGCCCTGTACAAGCCGCCTGAGGACTCGCAGG ATGATGAAAGCGATTCTGACGCGGAGGAGGAGCAGACCACG AAGCGGCGCAGGCCTACCCTGGGCGTGCAGCTGGATGACAAGCGCAAGGAGATGCTCAAGCGGCACCCCTTGTCTGTCACCGTCGACCTGAAGTGTAAAG ATGAGAATGTGCTTCATCTGACCTTCTACTACCTGATGAACCTCAATGTCATGACGGTGAAAGCCAAGGTGACCACTGCTGTTGAGATGACAACTGCCATCAGTGCCGG tGACCTGCTCTCCCCGGACTCCCTCCTGAACTGCCTCTATCCAGGAGACCACGGGAGGAAAACGCCCAACCCAGCCAACCAGTTCCAGTTTGATAAAGTGGG CATCCTGACCTTGAGCGACTACGTGACGGAGCTGGGGCACCCTTACGTGTGGGTGCAGAAGCTGGGCGGCCTGCATTTCCCCAAGGATCAGCCTCAG CACACAGTGACTGCGGACAACTCGCTGAGCGCCAGCCACATGGAGCTGACTGTGAAGCTGCTGCGGACAAGGCTGCAGTCCCGCCTGGCTCTCCACAAGCAGTTTGCGTCGCTTG AGCATGGCGTTGTGCCAGTCTCCAGCGAGTGCCAGCATCTCTTCCCTGCCAAGATCGTCTCACGCCTGGTGAAGTGGGCTGCCATTCCCTATGAAGATTACGCG GAGCTGCCCTACACCAAAGATGTGATAGAGGCTGGCTTGGCCGAAGACACTCACCTCTACTACATGGCCCTGATAGAAAGGGGAACAG ccaagctcCAGGCTGCCGTAGTCCTGAACCCTGGTTACTCCACGCTGCCGCCCATCTTCAGCCTGTGCCTGAACTGGAAGGGAGAGCGAACCAGCAGCAACGATGACAACATTCGG GCCATGGAGAGCGAGATCAACGTCAACTACAAGGAGCTGTGGGGGCCCAAACCGGGCTACCAGCTCCTCACCAACCAGCTGCAGCGCCTCTGCATGGTGCTGGACGTCTACCTGGAGACGGAGCCCCACGACACCAGCGTGGAGGGGCCCAAGGAGTTTCCCCAGGAGAAGATGTGTCTGCGTCTGGTCAG ggGGCCCATGCGCCTGAAGCCCTTCAAGTTCAACTACCCTCAGGGGTTCTTCAGCCATCGCTGA